A genomic segment from uncultured Alistipes sp. encodes:
- a CDS encoding WG repeat-containing protein has protein sequence MFSLRQYLTTLSDPCGLTRTLGEVEVCRDAAGRMCFSVGNSAAVFRIRHEGRIRSLRGYFRPQRHLREIYGERLLEKELFLYTSPEEGVWVDVVIGEWIEGENLYDAIARAATDRDTQRLTFLSRAFDRLAAVLVADDRAHGDLKPENILVDRTGSLHPIDFDAAYLPCFAGERSPELGTAAYQHPGRTAEDFNARIDDYPAALISTALHALSVAPELWERYGDPDTLLYDPRKIAADRALQESLSRFEELGMAVEYRIAQLLYAPRPELFGLPALLSEAVRRAGRAEKKEREAAAPTAKTAAQPAGRAATEAKATAAEATKTEMPELFVEQGRWGYRTAREVVIPPLYDNGFDFTEGLGAVLLGRTWHFIDPEGNTRLSCPGCESVKPFRNGRARIVRGGIRREIDPEGREFDI, from the coding sequence ATGTTTTCCCTCCGCCAATACCTGACGACCCTCTCCGACCCCTGCGGGCTGACACGCACGCTGGGCGAGGTGGAGGTATGCCGCGATGCGGCGGGACGGATGTGCTTCAGCGTCGGGAACTCCGCCGCAGTCTTCCGCATCCGCCACGAGGGTCGGATCCGTTCGCTGCGCGGCTACTTCCGGCCGCAGCGCCACCTGCGGGAGATCTACGGCGAACGGCTGCTCGAAAAGGAGCTTTTCCTCTACACCTCGCCGGAGGAGGGCGTCTGGGTGGATGTCGTCATCGGGGAGTGGATCGAGGGCGAGAACCTGTACGATGCAATCGCCCGGGCCGCCACGGACCGCGACACGCAGCGGCTGACGTTCCTCTCCAGGGCATTCGACCGTCTGGCGGCCGTCCTGGTTGCCGACGACCGGGCGCACGGCGATCTGAAACCCGAAAACATCCTGGTCGACCGTACCGGATCGCTCCACCCGATCGATTTCGATGCCGCCTACCTTCCCTGCTTTGCGGGCGAACGGAGCCCCGAACTGGGGACGGCAGCCTACCAGCATCCGGGACGCACGGCGGAGGATTTCAACGCGCGGATCGACGACTACCCTGCGGCGCTGATCTCCACGGCGCTGCACGCCCTGTCGGTTGCCCCGGAGCTTTGGGAGCGCTACGGGGATCCGGACACGCTGCTCTACGATCCGCGAAAGATCGCCGCGGACCGGGCCCTGCAGGAGAGCCTGAGCCGGTTCGAGGAGTTGGGAATGGCCGTGGAATACCGCATCGCGCAACTGCTCTACGCCCCGCGCCCGGAACTCTTCGGGCTTCCCGCGCTGCTGTCCGAAGCGGTCCGGAGGGCCGGCCGGGCGGAGAAAAAAGAACGGGAAGCGGCAGCCCCGACCGCAAAAACTGCGGCACAACCTGCCGGGAGAGCAGCGACGGAGGCGAAGGCAACGGCAGCAGAGGCAACGAAGACGGAGATGCCGGAGCTTTTCGTCGAGCAGGGACGCTGGGGTTACCGCACCGCCCGGGAGGTGGTCATCCCGCCGCTCTACGACAACGGTTTTGACTTCACGGAGGGTTTGGGCGCCGTGCTGCTGGGCCGCACATGGCACTTCATCGACCCCGAAGGGAATACCCGGCTCAGTTGTCCCGGCTGCGAATCGGTCAAGCCGTTCCGCAACGGCCGGGCGCGCATCGTCCGCGGCGGAATCCGCAGGGAGATCGATCCCGAGGGCCGGGAATTTGACATTTGA
- a CDS encoding peptidylprolyl isomerase translates to MKVEQNKMVGVDYKLTVDGQIADQSRPGQPLEFIFGTGMLLPKFEEAILGKEPGDKVAFTLEPKDGYGEVIAEAIVDLPKNIFMVDGKLAEDILFEGSQVPMSDAQGNRMMGTVKKVGDEHVKMDFNHPMAGKTLNFEVEVVTVRDVTPEDLQGHCSCGSCGGDHSCGDGCGDGCCDDHEGHCHCH, encoded by the coding sequence ATGAAAGTAGAACAGAACAAAATGGTCGGCGTGGACTACAAGCTCACCGTCGACGGACAGATCGCAGACCAGTCGCGTCCGGGACAGCCGCTGGAGTTCATCTTCGGCACGGGAATGCTGCTTCCGAAATTCGAGGAGGCGATTCTCGGCAAGGAGCCCGGCGACAAGGTAGCCTTCACGCTGGAGCCCAAGGACGGTTACGGCGAGGTGATCGCCGAAGCGATCGTCGACCTGCCGAAGAATATCTTCATGGTCGACGGCAAGCTGGCCGAAGACATCCTCTTCGAAGGGAGCCAGGTACCGATGAGCGACGCCCAGGGCAACCGCATGATGGGTACGGTCAAGAAGGTCGGCGACGAGCACGTCAAGATGGACTTCAATCACCCGATGGCGGGCAAGACCCTGAACTTCGAGGTCGAGGTGGTCACGGTGCGCGACGTCACGCCCGAGGATCTGCAGGGCCACTGCTCGTGCGGTTCGTGCGGCGGCGACCACAGTTGCGGGGATGGTTGCGGCGACGGTTGCTGCGACGACCACGAGGGCCATTGCCACTGCCACTAA